From the genome of Candidatus Defluviilinea proxima:
GTTGAACGCCGATACAAACGATCCAGTGTTGGTCAAGCCGTCGAAATGGGAGCAGACCTTCGTGAGTCAGAGGCGCAATATCGCTGACCTGCTCAGACTCCAGATTGACGGTGCATTGTGGGCATCGACCGGCATCGACCAGGTCTATCCAGAAAAGTATGAGCGCGCGCAGACTGATCTCGGCAACGAGCTTGAGTATCACGGCCTTATACAAAAATCGAATTTACGCGATGCTTTGGCGTTGGACGTGCTCGACGCGATGATGTCTGCTACACAGGTTCCAACTTTGCTCGTCAACGAACCGATACTTATCAGTCAAGGCATCAACAGCGACCTTCGTTATAACTTCTTTTATCCGCGCTGGGCATATGACGAATATCGAAACGTAATGAATGAATATACTTCGGCGCATGACAAACTGTATCTCGATCTTTGGGATATCCTCCCTCCGAGCGAGTTTACCAATAGCGCGATCCACCTGACACCTCACGGCGAATCACTGCTTGCGAGCAAGATCGCCGAGGCCATTCAAATACATTGTAAATAGGACTATGAAACAAAAAACTTTATTCCTCTTATTGATATTGACGTTGTTGACAGCTTGTTCCAGTGGACAAGTTTCGACAACAGCCGAGCCTGTGGCAGATACAGGCGTTTCGCTTCAAACCCAGCCGACAGTTGACTCTGTCCAACAAGCTGTGACTGACACTGAAACCATTCCATCCACACCAACAACGACCGTTACACCCAAGCCACCCCTCGAGAAAGATGCATGGATGAAAATGCCTGTTGTTCCGTCTGGTGTGAGTGACGCCATGCGCGATGTGTATCAGCGTGGCTTGGAGCTTGGTACCGACCCCAAACATTTCTCCGTGATCGGTGATTGCCAGAATGTATCTTCGTATTTTCTCTCAGTGTATGAGAAGCCAGATGAATACAGCCTTGGCACAGAGTACGCCTACTTGCAACCGACCATTGATTATTACCAAGGTTCTTACTCGCGTGTTAGTGTGGCCGTGAAGGGAGGCTTCAATGCCGCGGCGGTGATCTCCCCTCTACGCGCGGACCGTAAGGTATGCAACGCCAACGAATCACCTCTCGATTGTGAATTGCGTTTGTGGAAACCATCCATTGTGTTTGTGAGCATGGAAACCTGGTGGTCGCAAAAGCCCGAACAGGAATATGAGAAGTATATGCGTATTGTGCTTGACCGTATTATTGCATCAGGCGCTGTGCCGATCATTGCCACCAAGGCCGATAACCTCGAAGGCGACAATGCCATCAATGCGACAGTTGCCAAGCTCGCCTACGAATATGACATCCCCATGTGGAATTTCTGGGTGGCGGTTCAGCCTTTGCCTGATCACGGCCTCAGCAAGGACGGTTTTCACTTAACCTTCGCCCGCAATTTCTTCGATGATCCTCACCGTATGAAGAGCGCATGGCCGTGGCGCAACCTGACAGCCTTGCAATCGCTCGATGCGGTTCATAACAGCTTAACCAAATAATAAAGACGGCGACCGCCTCATGAGGCGGTCGCCGCTGTAAAAGGGGGATTATGAGATTTTAATGGTTTGCCTCTTGACAAAATAGAACATGTGTTCTATTATCTAACTATCGTTACTTGTTGTTGTTCGTGGTTCCCAGAACCACAGGAGGCTCAAATGAACCGTTCTGTATCCATCAATATGTCACCTTTGCTTCAAAAGGCCGCCGTTAAACGGGGTTTGATCTTTGGCGGGATCATCCTCACTGCCCTTTTGGCGTTTGAGGCATTTAATTTCTCCAGCACTTCTTTTGCGCTACACGATGTGCTTGGGGATTTGTCCTTTGGTCCGTTCAAATGGGCCACTATCCTTGCCTTTGCCTTCTGTGGCATTGACTTTGCCGGGATCGCTCGTATCTTCACCCCCGAACAGGGACGCAACGAGCCCGCCGAGGTCTGGTACCTTCTAGGTGCCTGGTTCCTCGCGGCAGCGTTCAATGCGTCGCTCACCTGGTGGGGAGTCTCTGTGGCGATCATGAAGCATAGCGCTGAAGGTGGTGTGTTGCTCGGCCAAGCCACCATGACCAAGGTTGTACCGATCATAGTGGCCGTGATGGTGCTTGCCATCCGCGTTCTTCTTATCAATACCTTCTCGGTGGCTGGCGACCGCATCTTCTCGATGGCGGATGAACGTCAGACCCAATACCAAAACAAACCAGCGTACAACAAACCTGCTTACACCCCTAATAACGACGCTTACCGTAACCCCACCCCGTCGTTCCCACGCCCAGCGCCCAAGCCTGTGGCCGCTGCTCCTGCCCGTCCTACTTACAACGAGCCGACGTATCATCCCATCGGCATGAACGCGCAGGGACAGGGACAAAACAACAATCGCAACAATACCTATATGAGTTAACCTTTCAAAATTTCCTCGGGTCTCCTTACCCGCCATCCAACACACAAAGACGCCTGAAAAGGCGTCTTTGTGGTTTATCGATGTTTTGCAGTAGCGGTTTCAGTAGCTTGTTGGCAGAATGTTGAGACCTTTTTCTTTCTGTTTTTCTCTTACCCCTTGACACTGCTATTCATCGGTAGGCAGTTTTTTGCTATCTATTAGATATTTCTTGACTCATAAATTCTTTTAACCAAGACAAATCTTGCTGTTTAAGTTCGAGTGACACATTCGCCAAATGCACTAGCCCTAACTTTAACACATCAAATACTTTATTGTCTGCCTCTTCTGATAAATGAATAGACGGAATCTTTTCGCAAATAACATTACTTTGAGAAATGATAGGGACTAACTCCAGCAAGATGCAATTACATATCTCAATCATATTACCAGCAGAACTTGAACAATTAGTTTCTATTGTTCTAAAGCTTTCTTCCCAAGCCGAAGTTGTTAAATAACAATTCTGCGCCCAATTCTGTGCTTCTGGATATAGCGCAAATGCCCTGCACATTATCTCCGACCCACTTAAAACTGTGCCAGTATAAACACGGATGGCATACAGAATGAAACTAGGTATTTCGTTTGATGGGATTTCTTTTATTGCATATGTTAGAAAATCATTCAAGGTTAGCATGGTAGCAAGTTGTAATATTATGTGAGTGGTGTAAAAATCGTTACTTTTTTTCAATCGCTCAACTAAGCGCTTAACGGCTTACGTTAGCGGAATTTGGGTGAGGCGGACTCTCCGGTGAGCAGAAAAACTCGAGCCGCAGAATTCCCTATTACCCCTATGATTTTCGGTGATGCTTTGTTGGGTGGTTTTTATTTTGCGCACTACTTTATCTTTCTTGCTTCTTAGATTCTTCGATAATAGATTCGCGGAGTTCTACAAGTTTTTTGGCCCTATCCTTTATCGCTGTTGCCCATTCTCGTTGCTCTGTTGTCAATGTGTTGGGTGTATTTTCTTGTAGAAGCAATTCCGAAAACCCAAGAATAGAATGAAGTGGTGTAAGAAGTTCGGAAAACAGCGCGTGAAGCAATTCGGTAGCTTTGCGCTCACCAGTCCATTCGTCAACCCAAATGATAAAACCACAATCTTGATTCTGCTCATCATGCATTGGTATAGTGCAAAAGTTGAAAAAATGACCATTGACAGTTGTTGACCATTTTTGTTCATCGTTAGGTTGTGGAATGGGGGTCTTATGTGCTGAGACTTCGTTTACGCGATTGTGATAATCGACTCTCTGTAAATAAGTCGTTAACCCCGAACCACCAGGAAAAGAAGAAAATGAATTTTCTAAAAAAGTATCAACATTTGAAATTTGGAAAAGACGAACAGCA
Proteins encoded in this window:
- a CDS encoding SGNH/GDSL hydrolase family protein, with product MKQKTLFLLLILTLLTACSSGQVSTTAEPVADTGVSLQTQPTVDSVQQAVTDTETIPSTPTTTVTPKPPLEKDAWMKMPVVPSGVSDAMRDVYQRGLELGTDPKHFSVIGDCQNVSSYFLSVYEKPDEYSLGTEYAYLQPTIDYYQGSYSRVSVAVKGGFNAAAVISPLRADRKVCNANESPLDCELRLWKPSIVFVSMETWWSQKPEQEYEKYMRIVLDRIIASGAVPIIATKADNLEGDNAINATVAKLAYEYDIPMWNFWVAVQPLPDHGLSKDGFHLTFARNFFDDPHRMKSAWPWRNLTALQSLDAVHNSLTK